In bacterium, a genomic segment contains:
- a CDS encoding MOSC domain-containing protein: MKLISVNVSSPKEIQYKGETVTTGIFKKPVPGRVMLRELNLDGDGQADSTVHGGIHQAVYVYPFEHYDYWKQKLGREDLPYGQFGENFTVVGMTEDQVHIGDVFRIGSASVQITQPRVPCYKLAIKMNLPKFPKLFMASGRTGFYLRVLQEGEVGAGDAIERIEVAPEKMTVQEVFHLAFGDHDDREALNKALRVRSLSPGWHGMFAERLAAR; encoded by the coding sequence ATGAAACTTATTTCCGTCAACGTGTCATCGCCAAAAGAAATTCAATACAAAGGGGAAACCGTGACCACTGGCATCTTCAAAAAGCCGGTGCCAGGGCGTGTCATGCTGCGCGAGCTGAATCTCGATGGCGATGGCCAGGCGGATTCAACCGTGCATGGCGGCATTCACCAGGCGGTATATGTCTATCCGTTCGAGCATTACGATTACTGGAAGCAAAAGCTTGGCCGTGAAGATTTGCCTTACGGCCAGTTCGGCGAGAATTTTACGGTGGTGGGGATGACAGAAGATCAAGTCCACATCGGCGACGTTTTCCGTATTGGCAGCGCGAGCGTGCAGATCACGCAGCCGCGCGTGCCGTGCTATAAACTGGCCATCAAAATGAATCTGCCCAAATTTCCGAAACTTTTCATGGCGAGCGGCCGCACCGGTTTTTATCTGCGCGTTCTGCAAGAGGGCGAAGTCGGCGCCGGCGATGCGATCGAGCGCATCGAGGTCGCTCCCGAAAAGATGACCGTGCAAGAAGTTTTTCATCTTGCCTTTGGCGATCACGACGATCGCGAGGCGCTCAACAAGGCGCTGCGAGTGCGCAGTCTTTCGCCAGGCTGGCACGGCATGTTTGCGGAGCGCTTGGCGGCGAGATAG
- a CDS encoding right-handed parallel beta-helix repeat-containing protein: NNVIKDNKCNNNTASGIDLIYANNNTVSGNTTNNNTGSFSWGILVRSNSNNNTVKKNTAFGNVPCDIENLAGNSGNVFIKNSAGCTSGF; encoded by the coding sequence AACAACGTGATCAAGGACAACAAGTGCAACAACAACACCGCCAGCGGCATCGATTTGATCTATGCCAACAACAATACCGTGAGCGGCAATACGACCAATAACAACACCGGATCCTTCAGTTGGGGTATTCTGGTGCGCAGCAACTCGAACAACAACACCGTGAAAAAGAACACGGCGTTCGGGAACGTGCCTTGTGACATCGAGAACCTAGCCGGCAACTCGGGCAACGTGTTTATTAAGAACAGCGCGGGCTGCACCAGCGGGTTCTAG
- a CDS encoding sigma-70 family RNA polymerase sigma factor, translated as MTTRNSERNNADWLAALGGEGSAVQETLRDLTSILRRNLSRAFRNRAGVDDAIVEDFVQEALVKITNNLNSFRGDSQFTTWATVIAVRTAMTILRRAHWKNVSLDQVALDRLEHGELRPTQEQDSQRQEAVELLYKLIENLLTSRQREAVLGSLAGVPQAILMERLGLNRNSLYKLEHDARKKLRAGLERNGICAEDVRELFHE; from the coding sequence ATGACCACTCGAAACTCTGAGCGCAACAATGCTGATTGGCTTGCCGCATTAGGCGGTGAAGGCTCGGCGGTACAGGAAACCTTGCGCGATCTCACCAGCATTCTGCGGCGCAACTTAAGCCGCGCTTTTCGGAATCGCGCCGGAGTCGACGACGCCATCGTGGAAGATTTTGTTCAGGAGGCTTTAGTGAAGATTACGAATAACCTGAACAGCTTCCGCGGCGACAGCCAATTTACAACCTGGGCGACGGTGATCGCCGTGCGCACGGCCATGACGATACTGCGCCGCGCGCATTGGAAAAATGTGTCGCTGGATCAGGTGGCGTTGGACAGGTTGGAACATGGCGAGTTGAGGCCGACGCAGGAACAAGACAGCCAGCGCCAGGAGGCCGTGGAGTTGCTCTATAAGTTGATCGAGAATCTGCTCACCTCGCGCCAGCGCGAGGCCGTGCTGGGTTCATTGGCCGGCGTTCCGCAAGCTATATTAATGGAGCGGCTTGGCCTCAACCGCAACTCGCTCTACAAGCTGGAACACGACGCGCGCAAGAAACTGAGAGCGGGCCTCGAACGAAACGGCATCTGCGCCGAAGATGTCAGAGAACTTTTTCACGAGTAG
- a CDS encoding T9SS type A sorting domain-containing protein, giving the protein MQHAPKRSAALLSVITTFVVALMCCAPAFAQITVTNATFPSAGDTLKMAVNNSPSVINLIFTPPGGPQTWDLSGLNVDATQNFIFRAASEGSVSGQVSGAELVTLPPTPHAEEYYNVTANRFELQAYYGIAPYDLVSNSLFHYNPPLTERQAPLNFFDIYASSSGILERFLPSAFKPALVAALPATLDSLRYRMAISQIDVVDAYGSMSIPGGTYDVLREKRTRYTETRLDGKHPILGWLDITNDAIQAGFHGLGVDTTVFFYFYNDVAKEPIARVTLNAAQSAAQQTLFRYNPAVTSVASNESNIPSSYVLHGNYPNPFNPTTVISFQLPVYSEVTLSIFNTNGQLVKQLVAGEMSAGRHSFTWDATNERGERVASGVYLYVIKAGEFTAQRKLILMK; this is encoded by the coding sequence ATGCAACATGCACCGAAACGCTCTGCGGCTTTGCTCAGCGTGATAACGACTTTCGTCGTTGCGCTTATGTGCTGCGCGCCGGCTTTTGCGCAAATCACCGTCACCAATGCGACTTTCCCGAGCGCCGGCGATACGCTGAAAATGGCGGTGAATAACTCCCCTTCCGTCATCAATCTAATTTTCACCCCGCCGGGCGGCCCTCAAACTTGGGACCTCAGTGGCCTGAATGTCGATGCCACGCAAAATTTCATTTTTCGCGCGGCAAGCGAAGGTAGCGTGTCCGGACAAGTGTCCGGAGCCGAATTGGTCACACTTCCGCCCACGCCTCATGCGGAGGAGTATTACAATGTGACCGCCAACCGGTTTGAATTACAAGCCTATTATGGCATTGCGCCGTATGACCTCGTCTCAAATTCGCTCTTCCACTATAACCCGCCGCTGACGGAGCGCCAAGCGCCTCTGAATTTTTTCGACATCTACGCCAGCTCGTCCGGGATACTTGAAAGATTTCTGCCTTCCGCATTTAAGCCTGCACTCGTCGCGGCGCTACCCGCAACGCTTGACTCCTTACGCTATCGCATGGCGATTAGCCAAATCGATGTCGTGGATGCATATGGCAGCATGAGCATACCCGGCGGCACTTATGATGTGTTGCGGGAGAAGCGTACGCGGTACACGGAAACTCGCTTAGACGGCAAACATCCCATACTCGGTTGGTTGGATATTACCAATGACGCGATTCAGGCCGGCTTTCACGGTCTAGGCGTTGATACCACCGTTTTCTTCTATTTCTATAATGACGTGGCGAAAGAACCGATTGCCAGGGTAACTCTCAACGCCGCACAAAGCGCCGCACAGCAGACGCTGTTTAGGTACAACCCGGCGGTCACGAGCGTGGCGAGCAATGAAAGCAACATTCCCAGCAGCTATGTTTTACATGGCAATTATCCAAACCCGTTTAATCCCACGACCGTGATCAGTTTTCAGTTACCAGTGTACAGTGAAGTCACGCTGTCTATTTTCAACACAAACGGGCAGCTCGTGAAGCAGCTCGTCGCGGGCGAGATGAGCGCGGGTCGTCACAGCTTCACATGGGACGCGACGAACGAGCGCGGCGAGCGCGTGGCGAGCGGCGTGTATCTGTACGTGATCAAAGCCGGTGAATTCACCGCGCAACGCAAGCTCATCCTCATGAAATGA
- a CDS encoding T9SS type A sorting domain-containing protein: protein MGAGGAIFVASGILTLKSVLFENNTATGGTGGNSGQGLGGALFIFDNADNGGNAAPGTTNDPLVSGCDLTFSGNSASTSNNDTYGSIGFASGCPLILTAEGPAGPLASGAPVTVTIKVDKFTNIGTLQFSITWDPTELQLDSNTPLTIDDDAPLIGTPASGQLTYSWFDSDIDYGVTLPDGTTILTLNFTIVTPGPATDVNVDLTDDPTTVDASDSNFESVPVTLENLVSFEVTAPITVKPLVLVANKITLKSTKQSTPAGDIHSNGLLTVEKGYPSTYKSNLTAVGKITIYTQNTINGDVKSQTSISNAGTITGTKTVGTVNNEALPSLSYSAGGLSKIVPQNGTLALSPGSYNHVTLGSYSKLQLTSGDYYFTSLKYSGSTVTTVVIEIDLSSGDPITLNVANNLYLGNEVEIRLLPNGEADSKLVTINTRQSTAVTLGREAYLIGSFNAPNAKVTLAKNSQLRGSLCAKEILVSTDCLFLHHDSPGSLPGPGNLPKPSLDDDDEQPATSDQQQVTSYQLEQNYPNPFNPTTTISFALPQAGEVSLSIFNTSGQLVKKLVAGAMNAGQHTLVWDATNERGERVASGVYLYVLKAGEFTAQRKLVLMK, encoded by the coding sequence ATGGGCGCGGGCGGCGCGATTTTCGTGGCAAGCGGCATACTCACGCTGAAAAGTGTGCTGTTCGAAAATAACACCGCGACCGGCGGCACCGGTGGTAACAGCGGTCAAGGTCTCGGCGGCGCGCTTTTTATTTTTGATAATGCAGATAACGGCGGCAATGCCGCGCCCGGCACCACGAATGATCCGCTTGTCTCGGGTTGCGATCTCACGTTCTCGGGCAACTCTGCTTCGACGAGCAATAACGACACGTATGGCAGCATCGGCTTTGCAAGCGGGTGTCCCCTCATCCTCACCGCAGAAGGGCCCGCCGGCCCACTCGCGAGCGGCGCGCCGGTTACGGTCACGATCAAGGTTGACAAATTCACGAATATCGGCACACTGCAATTTAGCATCACTTGGGACCCGACCGAATTACAGTTGGATAGCAATACTCCGCTCACGATCGACGATGATGCGCCGCTTATCGGCACGCCCGCGTCCGGACAATTGACCTACAGTTGGTTTGATAGTGACATTGACTATGGCGTGACTTTGCCGGACGGCACGACGATTTTGACTTTGAATTTCACCATCGTCACGCCCGGCCCGGCAACCGACGTGAATGTTGATCTCACCGATGATCCCACGACCGTCGATGCCTCGGATAGCAATTTTGAGAGCGTGCCGGTTACGTTAGAGAATTTGGTGAGCTTTGAGGTCACGGCTCCAATAACCGTCAAACCGCTCGTGTTGGTCGCGAACAAGATCACGCTGAAGAGCACGAAACAGAGCACGCCGGCCGGGGACATTCATTCCAACGGTCTGCTGACAGTCGAAAAAGGGTATCCCAGCACCTACAAGTCCAATCTCACTGCGGTAGGCAAGATCACCATCTACACCCAAAACACCATCAACGGCGATGTGAAATCACAGACCAGCATCAGCAACGCGGGCACCATCACCGGCACGAAGACGGTTGGGACGGTTAATAATGAAGCGTTGCCGAGCTTGAGCTACTCCGCCGGCGGCCTGAGCAAAATCGTGCCGCAAAACGGAACACTGGCGTTATCACCAGGCTCCTACAACCACGTGACGTTGGGCAGTTACAGCAAGCTCCAGCTCACCAGCGGAGACTACTATTTCACCAGTCTCAAATACAGCGGCAGCACGGTGACCACGGTCGTTATCGAAATCGATTTGAGCAGCGGCGATCCGATTACCCTCAACGTGGCCAACAACCTGTATCTCGGCAACGAGGTAGAAATTCGCCTGCTGCCCAATGGCGAAGCGGACAGCAAGCTGGTGACCATCAACACGCGGCAGAGCACGGCAGTGACGCTTGGCCGCGAGGCGTATTTGATCGGCTCCTTCAACGCACCGAATGCGAAAGTGACGCTGGCGAAGAACAGCCAACTGCGCGGCTCGCTTTGCGCGAAGGAAATTCTCGTGAGCACTGATTGCCTGTTCCTGCATCACGATTCGCCCGGCTCGTTGCCTGGCCCCGGCAATTTGCCAAAGCCTTCTCTTGATGATGACGATGAGCAACCAGCAACCAGCGACCAGCAACAAGTAACCAGTTATCAGTTGGAGCAGAATTATCCGAACCCGTTCAACCCGACGACGACGATCAGCTTTGCCTTGCCGCAAGCGGGCGAAGTGAGCCTGTCGATCTTTAACACCAGCGGGCAGCTCGTGAAAAAGCTCGTAGCAGGCGCAATGAACGCGGGCCAACACACGCTCGTGTGGGATGCAACGAACGAACGCGGCGAACGCGTGGCGAGCGGCGTGTATCTGTATGTGCTCAAAGCCGGCGAATTTACCGCGCAGAGGAAGCTCGTGTTGATGAAGTAA